One genomic segment of Helianthus annuus cultivar XRQ/B chromosome 14, HanXRQr2.0-SUNRISE, whole genome shotgun sequence includes these proteins:
- the LOC110907823 gene encoding uncharacterized protein LOC110907823 → MADREGAQPNNAMVIHERTGSSNLVCLKLTSTNYNTWTVMMEAILDAQELWEAVDPVTGDAVDAKKNKVARAIIYSALPENILSQVATTRSARDIWEALRVRFLGADRVQQARLQSLKRELNQLKMKETETVEEFAGKIGEISNKFRSLGATLDDKDQVKKLLDSMPDKFIAIVATIEQVADLGTMTVEDCIGRLKAFEERIKGREVAAELMGKLMLSNVDSQFQRTNDQDRRNQSGRGRGNNYSRGRGRGRGQGGGRGRGRNQQNSDNRNNQARGNNDN, encoded by the coding sequence ATGGCTGATCGAGAAGGAGCGCAACCAAATAACGCCATGGTGATTCACGAGAGAACTGGTTCGTCAAATCTCGTTTGTCTGAAGTTAACAAGCACCAATTATAACACGTGGACGGTGATGATGGAGGCGATACTCGATGCCCAAGAGTTGTGGGAAGCGGTGGATCCGGTGACCGGAGACGCCGTTGATGCGAAGAAAAACAAAGTTGCACGAGCCATAATATATTCGGCACTTCCGGAAAATATTTTATCACAGGTTGCTACAACCCGAAGTGCAAGGGATATTTGGGAAGCACTCCGGGTGCGATTTCTAGGAGCCGATCGCGTTCAACAAGCCCGTTTACAATCTTTGAAGCGGGAACTTAATCAATTAAAAATGAAGGAGACCGAAACCGTTGAAGAATTTGCTGGAAAAATAGGGGAAATTAGCAACAAATTCAGAAGTTTGGGAGCCACGCTCGATGACAAGGATCAAGTTAAAAAACTTCTTGATAGTATGCCTGATAAATTTATTGCTATAGTGGCTACCATCGAGCAAGTGGCTGATCTCGGGACTATGACGGTTGAAGATTGTATTGGTAGGCTTAAGGCATTCGAAGAACGAATAAAGGGACGAGAAGTTGCGGCCGAACTAATGGGAAAGTTAATGCTTTCTAATGTTGATTCTCAATTCCAACGAACAAACGATCAAGATCGAAGAAACCAATCTGGTAGAGGACGTGGTAATAACTACTCTCGTGGTCGAGGCCGTGGTCGAGGCCAAGGGGGTGGTCGTGGACGTGGTCGGAATCAACAAAACAGTGACAATCGCAACAATCAAGCTCGTGGCAACAATGATAATTGA